In one Podarcis muralis chromosome 7, rPodMur119.hap1.1, whole genome shotgun sequence genomic region, the following are encoded:
- the CLEC3A gene encoding C-type lectin domain family 3 member A, which yields MTLAHCLKTEMAQMGFLIFLLVTILLLDQTTGQSVHSKARKHSKRRVKEKDGDLKSQISKLWQEVNSLKEMQALQTVCLRGTKVHKKCYLASDGAKHFHEANEDCIAKGGTLAIPRDGDETNALREYSKKSLSGVADFWLGVTDMVNEGKFVDVNGMVLNYFNWDRSQPNGGKRENCVLFSQSAQGKWVDEVCRTVKRYICEFLIP from the exons ATGACTCTTGCTCACTGTCTGAAAACAGAGATGGCACAAATGGGATTTCTGATTTTCCTCCTTGTTACCATCCTTTTGCTGGATCAAACAACTGGCCAGTCTGTCCATTCCAAAGCCAGAAAACACAGCAAACGGAGGGTTAAAG aGAAAGACGGTGACCTAAAGAGTCAAATTAGCAAGCTTTGGCAAGAGGTAAACTCCCTGAAGGAAATGCAAGCACTGCAGACAG TCTGTCTTCGTGGAACAAAGGTCCATAAAAAATGCTACTTGGCATCCGATGGTGCAAAACATTTCCATGAAGCAAACGAAGACTGCATAGCCAAGGGAGGGACTCTTGCTATCCCCAGAGACGGCGATGAAACCAACGCTCTCCGAGAGTACAGCAAGAAGAGCTTGTCAGGTGTGGCAGATTTTTGGCTGGGTGTCACTGACATGGTAAACGAAGGGAAATTTGTTGATGTCAATGGAATGGTCCTCAACTACTTCAACTGGGACCGGTCACAACCCAATGGAGGAAAACGGGAAAATTGTGTCTTGTTTTCACAGTCAGCTCAAGGAAAGTGGGTGGATGAAGTCTGCCGTACTGTCAAACGATATATTTGTGAATTCCTGATCCCTTAA